From one Leifsonia soli genomic stretch:
- a CDS encoding extracellular solute-binding protein — MITKKTSRLLGAAVVAAAVVAGVAACSGSGSGSSGSAGGTYTFWDPYPQFDASADWTKLVEQCGTDAGVTVKRTGYDTSDLTNKALLAGQQGNSPDLLLVDNPVVSTLAEAGILTTTSENKLDTSDIQKNILAAGQLDGKTYGVPIGANTLALYYNKAVLSAAGVDASSITDWSTLTDALGKVTAAGKKGITFSAIGTEEGSFQFLPWFWGSGANLTKLDSDKAEKALTLWTDWLKKGYAPNSVINNTQTTSWQEFATGDYAFGENGTWQLGNVKKAGIDYGILSIPAMDGGAAPAPTGGEFMTIPVQKDTARYATSKKIAECLTSTKSFVKTDTTLSYIAPTEAAQKEQVAANPELKPWVDAVAAAKGRTSDDLGTKYPKISKELWTAVQNALSGSQSPADALKAAQTAAAAATK; from the coding sequence GTGATCACCAAGAAGACCTCGCGCCTGCTCGGCGCAGCGGTCGTCGCCGCGGCGGTCGTCGCCGGCGTCGCCGCCTGCTCGGGCTCGGGCTCCGGCTCGAGCGGAAGCGCCGGAGGCACGTACACGTTCTGGGACCCGTACCCGCAGTTCGACGCATCGGCCGACTGGACGAAGCTCGTCGAGCAGTGCGGGACGGATGCCGGAGTGACCGTGAAGCGCACCGGCTACGACACCAGCGACCTGACCAACAAGGCGCTGCTCGCGGGCCAGCAGGGCAACTCGCCCGATCTGCTGCTCGTCGACAACCCGGTCGTCTCGACGCTGGCCGAGGCCGGCATCCTGACCACCACGTCGGAGAACAAGCTCGACACGTCCGACATCCAGAAGAACATCCTGGCCGCGGGTCAGCTGGACGGGAAGACGTACGGCGTCCCGATCGGGGCCAACACCCTGGCCCTCTACTACAACAAGGCCGTCCTGTCGGCCGCCGGTGTCGACGCGAGCTCGATCACGGACTGGTCGACGCTCACCGACGCGCTGGGCAAGGTGACCGCAGCGGGCAAGAAGGGCATCACGTTCTCGGCCATCGGCACCGAAGAGGGCAGCTTCCAGTTCCTGCCGTGGTTCTGGGGCTCCGGCGCCAACCTGACCAAGCTGGACTCGGACAAGGCCGAGAAGGCGCTGACGCTGTGGACGGACTGGCTCAAGAAGGGCTACGCACCGAACTCGGTCATCAACAACACGCAGACCACCTCGTGGCAGGAGTTCGCCACCGGCGACTATGCGTTCGGCGAGAACGGCACCTGGCAGCTGGGCAACGTGAAGAAGGCCGGCATCGACTACGGCATCCTCAGCATCCCGGCGATGGATGGGGGAGCGGCTCCCGCTCCGACCGGCGGCGAGTTCATGACGATCCCCGTCCAGAAGGACACCGCCCGGTACGCCACCTCGAAGAAGATCGCGGAGTGCCTCACCAGCACCAAGAGCTTCGTGAAGACCGACACCACCCTCTCCTACATCGCCCCCACCGAGGCGGCGCAGAAGGAGCAGGTCGCCGCGAACCCGGAGCTGAAGCCGTGGGTCGACGCCGTGGCCGCCGCGAAGGGCCGCACCAGCGACGACCTCGGGACGAAATACCCGAAGATCTCCAAGGAGTTGTGGACCGCCGTCCAGAACGCCCTGAGCGGATCGCAGTCGCCGGCGGACGCCTTGAAGGCGGCCCAGACGGCAGCGGCCGCCGCCACGAAGTAA
- a CDS encoding carbohydrate ABC transporter permease codes for MTTTQTASSGTARDAGGTVQAAAPPAPRRRRRRGAWTAWAFLAPVAIYLVVFYAYPLYRNVELSVRDYTVRSFVMGDAPFVGLDNYVKVLQDPTFGPAFWHTAVFTLVSIAFQFTIGLALAVFFHQNFRLSATLRALFLVPWLLPLIVSASTWSWMLNSDSGVVNAALEAFGLPGINWLTSPDWALTSVIIANIWIGIPFNLVILYSGLQNIPQELYEAASIDGANGWQRFWRVTFPLLRPVSAITLLLGLIYTLKVFDIIWIMTRGGPGTASTTFATWSYQLGFASTLPDFSPAAAVGNLLIILALVFGFVYIRTQRKQDLA; via the coding sequence ATGACGACAACTCAGACAGCGTCGAGCGGCACGGCCAGAGACGCGGGTGGGACGGTGCAGGCCGCCGCCCCGCCCGCGCCCCGGCGCCGGCGTCGCCGTGGCGCGTGGACGGCGTGGGCGTTCCTCGCCCCCGTCGCGATCTACCTGGTCGTGTTCTACGCCTACCCGCTCTACCGCAACGTCGAGCTCAGCGTCCGCGACTACACCGTCCGGTCGTTCGTGATGGGCGATGCCCCGTTCGTCGGGCTCGACAACTACGTCAAGGTGCTGCAGGACCCGACCTTCGGGCCCGCGTTCTGGCACACCGCCGTCTTCACCCTCGTCTCGATCGCGTTCCAGTTCACGATCGGGCTGGCGCTCGCGGTGTTCTTCCACCAGAACTTCCGGCTGTCGGCGACGCTGCGCGCCCTCTTCCTGGTGCCGTGGCTGCTGCCGCTGATCGTGTCGGCGTCCACCTGGTCGTGGATGCTGAACAGCGACTCCGGCGTCGTCAACGCCGCGCTCGAGGCGTTCGGCCTCCCCGGCATCAACTGGCTGACCTCGCCGGACTGGGCGCTGACCAGCGTCATCATCGCGAACATCTGGATCGGCATCCCCTTCAATCTCGTCATCCTGTACTCGGGGCTCCAGAACATCCCGCAGGAGCTCTACGAGGCGGCGTCGATCGACGGCGCCAACGGGTGGCAGCGCTTCTGGCGGGTGACCTTCCCACTGCTGCGGCCCGTGTCGGCGATCACCCTGCTGCTCGGCCTGATCTACACGCTCAAGGTGTTCGACATCATCTGGATCATGACGCGCGGCGGGCCCGGGACGGCGTCCACCACGTTCGCGACCTGGTCGTACCAGCTCGGGTTCGCCTCGACACTGCCGGACTTCAGCCCGGCGGCCGCGGTCGGCAACCTGCTGATCATCCTCGCGCTCGTCTTCGGCTTCGTGTACATCCGCACCCAGAGGAAGCAGGACCTCGCATGA
- a CDS encoding carbohydrate ABC transporter permease, giving the protein MNGKRPWWKTVVGVALTLVMLFPVYWMINVSLTPTSLMRKSPPDLFPIHATFEGYQAVLDQQLPYLGTSLLVGLGTVILTVAISAPAAYSLAKLRPRGRGVLNFVLLIAQMIPGIIMAMGFYAIYLNLGILNTLWGLIIADSTLAVPFGVLIFSAFMSGIPDELMNAAKIDGASTWRTFRSIVLPVSRNSIVTVSLFAFLWAWSDFVFSSTLNSGGALQTITLGIYKYIGNNNQEWNAIMATAVVASIPAAVLLVLAQRYVAAGVTAGAVKD; this is encoded by the coding sequence ATGAACGGCAAGCGACCCTGGTGGAAGACCGTCGTCGGCGTCGCGCTGACGCTGGTGATGCTCTTCCCCGTCTACTGGATGATCAACGTCTCGCTGACCCCCACGAGTCTGATGCGGAAGAGCCCGCCCGACCTGTTCCCGATCCACGCGACGTTCGAGGGATACCAGGCGGTTCTCGACCAGCAGCTGCCCTACCTCGGCACCAGCCTGCTGGTCGGCCTCGGGACCGTGATCCTGACGGTCGCGATCTCGGCCCCCGCCGCGTACTCGCTGGCGAAGCTGCGCCCGCGCGGCCGGGGCGTCCTCAACTTCGTGCTCCTCATCGCGCAGATGATCCCCGGGATCATCATGGCGATGGGGTTCTACGCGATCTACCTCAACCTCGGCATCCTGAACACGCTGTGGGGGCTGATCATCGCGGACTCGACGCTGGCCGTGCCGTTCGGGGTGCTGATCTTCAGCGCGTTCATGTCCGGCATCCCGGATGAGCTGATGAACGCCGCGAAGATCGACGGTGCGAGCACCTGGCGCACGTTCCGGTCGATCGTGCTGCCGGTGAGCCGCAACTCCATCGTCACCGTCTCGCTGTTCGCGTTCCTCTGGGCATGGTCGGACTTCGTCTTCTCGTCGACGCTCAACAGCGGCGGCGCGCTGCAGACCATCACCCTGGGCATCTACAAGTACATCGGCAACAACAATCAGGAGTGGAACGCGATCATGGCGACCGCCGTCGTCGCGTCGATCCCGGCCGCCGTGCTGCTGGTGCTCGCGCAGCGGTATGTCGCCGCCGGCGTCACCGCCGGCGCTGTGAAGGACTGA
- a CDS encoding MGH1-like glycoside hydrolase domain-containing protein: MTDLSTVTSTDIAFDLAEIPFSVRGSWLDISPVIGTHQVSDALHLVSHVTGMNAVVRLTPVVPGATPARVDATASRVAWTAGDGRVEAAFEHPGAVRFRGRELGMRFSASDELTPFTGGYLFTDPVDGAITLTSYETGRRYRFTVLAGAAEVVGDGLLGSGAREVAFGADDPWEVRVEQTEAGVRPLGATAPFDDLVRHRRAEFAAYCSGLLAGAAATPTAVKAAYVLWSATVEPGGFVGREAVLMSKHWMDKVWSWDHCFNALALAPLDPEAALDQFLLPFDHQDAGGALPDSVTHSEVLYNFVKPPIHGWAFRLLRERVSTPFDDGALRLVYRRLSAWTRFWLDSRRAPGHALPYYQHGNDSGWDNATLFDRDRVVESPDLAAFLILQLDELARLALELGESAAEWEDERIALERALFEQLWAGDRFVARSVASGRPSSSTSLLGALPIVLGERLPADIAAALAAAVESHLTPWGPATELPGSPEYTADGYWRGPVWAPSTHLIVDGLRRAGHAGTADRVASAFLAACERSGFAENFDALTGDGLRDRAYTWTAAVYLLLAAHRPSGER; this comes from the coding sequence GTGACCGATCTCAGCACCGTCACCTCGACCGACATCGCCTTCGATCTGGCCGAGATCCCGTTCTCGGTCCGCGGCAGCTGGCTCGACATCTCGCCGGTGATCGGCACGCACCAGGTGTCCGACGCCCTCCATCTCGTCAGCCATGTCACCGGGATGAACGCCGTGGTCCGGCTCACACCGGTGGTGCCCGGCGCCACCCCGGCCCGCGTCGACGCCACCGCGTCCCGGGTCGCCTGGACGGCGGGCGACGGCCGCGTCGAGGCGGCGTTCGAGCATCCTGGCGCCGTGCGCTTCCGCGGACGCGAGCTCGGGATGCGGTTCTCCGCCTCGGACGAGCTGACGCCGTTCACGGGCGGGTACCTGTTCACCGACCCCGTCGACGGCGCGATCACCCTGACCAGCTACGAGACCGGCCGGCGCTACCGCTTCACCGTCCTCGCCGGGGCGGCGGAGGTCGTGGGCGATGGGCTGCTCGGCAGTGGCGCACGTGAGGTGGCGTTCGGCGCGGACGACCCGTGGGAGGTCCGGGTCGAGCAGACCGAGGCGGGCGTCCGTCCACTCGGCGCCACCGCCCCCTTCGACGACCTGGTGCGGCACCGGCGAGCGGAGTTCGCGGCGTACTGCTCCGGGCTTCTGGCCGGGGCCGCCGCGACGCCGACCGCCGTGAAGGCCGCGTACGTGCTCTGGTCGGCCACCGTCGAGCCCGGCGGCTTCGTCGGCCGCGAGGCGGTGCTCATGTCGAAGCACTGGATGGACAAGGTCTGGTCGTGGGACCACTGCTTCAACGCCCTCGCCCTCGCGCCGCTCGACCCGGAGGCCGCACTGGACCAGTTCCTGCTGCCCTTCGACCACCAGGATGCCGGAGGAGCGCTGCCGGACTCGGTCACGCACTCCGAGGTGCTCTACAACTTCGTGAAGCCGCCCATCCACGGCTGGGCCTTCCGGCTGCTGCGGGAGCGCGTCTCCACACCCTTCGACGACGGCGCGCTGCGGCTGGTGTACCGGAGGCTCTCCGCCTGGACACGGTTCTGGCTCGACAGCCGCCGCGCACCCGGCCATGCCCTCCCGTACTACCAGCACGGCAACGACAGCGGGTGGGACAACGCCACCCTCTTCGACCGGGACCGGGTGGTGGAGTCGCCCGACCTCGCCGCGTTCCTCATCCTGCAACTGGACGAGCTGGCCCGCCTGGCGCTCGAGCTCGGAGAGTCCGCCGCCGAGTGGGAGGACGAGCGGATCGCGCTCGAGCGGGCGCTGTTCGAGCAGCTGTGGGCCGGCGACCGCTTCGTCGCCCGGTCGGTCGCCTCGGGCCGGCCGTCCAGCTCCACGAGCCTGCTCGGTGCCCTGCCCATCGTGCTCGGCGAGCGGCTTCCCGCCGACATCGCCGCGGCGCTCGCCGCCGCGGTGGAGTCGCATCTGACCCCGTGGGGGCCGGCCACCGAGCTGCCCGGGTCGCCGGAGTACACCGCGGACGGCTACTGGCGCGGGCCGGTGTGGGCGCCGAGCACGCACCTGATCGTCGACGGTCTGCGTCGTGCAGGTCACGCCGGGACGGCCGATCGGGTCGCCAGCGCTTTCCTCGCCGCCTGCGAGCGCTCGGGCTTCGCCGAGAACTTCGACGCGCTCACCGGCGACGGCCTGCGCGACCGTGCATACACCTGGACGGCCGCCGTCTACCTGCTGCTCGCCGCCCACCGACCTTCGGGAGAACGATGA
- a CDS encoding glycoside hydrolase family 127 protein, whose protein sequence is MTLTTTAVLAGGPVVPSRSVLRPLGPDEVRISGGFWADTQELNATVILDHCETWMERIGWIGNFDRAADGTVADHHDGIEFVDSEVYKLLEAMAWELGRHPDGALEARYSALVDRVAAAQEPDGYLHTAFGRPGQRPRYSDLEWGHELYCFGHLIQAAVARARSGHPDDVLVRVARRLADHVDRVFGEEGRDAICGHPEIEPALVELGRALGEPRYVELARIFVERRGRRTLATTLFQGSDYFLDDMPVREATVLRGHAVRAAYFTAGAADVAVETGDDTLLDAVQRQWGRTVAHRTYLTGGIGSHHQNEEFGADDELPPDRAYAETCAAIGSVMVSWRLLLQTADPSHADLIERTLLNAVLVSPRADGRAFYYANTLHQRQLASETHDDELSERAEANLRAPWFEVSCCPTNVARTLASVGAYFATADDDGVQLHQFADLEVDTALPDGRRVALAVRTGYPFDGRVVVSVTEASEFTLCLRIPAWSRGRARASLNGGALPVDGDTLRVRRAFAAGDELVLELDTSPRFTVAPGGVDAVRGTVAVERGPLVLCLESVDLPEGIAFDRVRIDTATTPESTATGASVRLIVDDGRDDASDDWPYRRLDAAVTARSGRAVTADLMPYAHWANRGPSLMRVWIPAAG, encoded by the coding sequence ATGACCCTCACCACCACCGCCGTGCTCGCCGGGGGGCCGGTGGTCCCGTCCCGCAGCGTCCTCCGGCCGCTCGGACCGGACGAGGTCCGCATCTCGGGAGGGTTCTGGGCCGACACGCAGGAGCTGAACGCGACCGTCATCCTCGACCACTGCGAGACGTGGATGGAGCGGATCGGCTGGATCGGCAACTTCGACCGCGCCGCAGACGGCACGGTCGCCGACCACCACGACGGCATCGAGTTCGTCGACTCGGAGGTCTACAAGCTGCTGGAGGCGATGGCCTGGGAGCTCGGCCGTCATCCGGATGGGGCGCTCGAGGCGCGCTACTCCGCTCTCGTCGACCGGGTGGCCGCGGCTCAGGAGCCGGACGGATACCTGCACACGGCGTTCGGCCGTCCCGGTCAGCGTCCGCGGTACAGCGACCTCGAGTGGGGTCACGAACTGTACTGCTTCGGCCACCTCATCCAGGCGGCCGTCGCCCGTGCCCGGAGCGGGCATCCCGACGACGTCCTGGTCCGCGTGGCCCGTCGGCTCGCCGACCACGTCGACCGCGTGTTCGGCGAGGAGGGGCGGGATGCGATCTGCGGCCACCCGGAGATCGAGCCGGCCCTGGTGGAGCTGGGGCGCGCGCTCGGCGAGCCGCGCTACGTCGAGCTGGCGCGGATCTTCGTCGAGCGGCGCGGGCGTCGCACCCTCGCGACGACCCTGTTCCAGGGCAGCGACTACTTCCTCGACGACATGCCGGTCCGGGAGGCGACGGTGCTGCGCGGTCACGCCGTCCGCGCCGCCTACTTCACGGCGGGGGCTGCCGACGTCGCCGTCGAGACCGGCGACGACACCCTGCTGGACGCGGTGCAACGGCAGTGGGGGCGGACCGTCGCGCACCGCACGTATCTCACCGGTGGCATCGGCTCGCACCACCAGAACGAGGAGTTCGGCGCCGACGACGAGCTGCCTCCCGATCGCGCATACGCCGAGACCTGCGCGGCCATCGGCTCCGTGATGGTGAGCTGGCGGCTGCTCCTGCAGACCGCCGACCCGTCCCACGCGGATCTCATCGAGCGGACGCTCCTCAACGCGGTGCTGGTGTCGCCGCGCGCGGACGGCCGTGCCTTCTACTACGCGAACACGCTCCACCAGCGCCAGCTGGCGTCCGAGACGCACGACGACGAGCTGAGCGAGCGGGCCGAGGCGAATCTCCGCGCGCCCTGGTTCGAGGTGTCCTGCTGCCCGACGAACGTCGCCCGCACCCTGGCCAGCGTCGGCGCGTACTTCGCGACGGCCGACGACGACGGGGTGCAGCTCCACCAGTTCGCGGATCTGGAGGTGGACACGGCACTGCCGGACGGTCGTCGCGTCGCCCTCGCCGTCCGCACGGGCTACCCCTTCGACGGCCGCGTCGTCGTCTCGGTGACGGAGGCGTCCGAGTTCACGCTGTGCCTGCGCATCCCCGCCTGGTCCCGCGGCCGGGCGCGTGCGAGCCTCAACGGCGGAGCCCTGCCGGTGGACGGCGACACGCTGCGCGTCCGTCGCGCGTTCGCCGCAGGCGACGAGCTGGTGCTCGAGCTGGACACGTCCCCGCGGTTCACCGTCGCGCCCGGCGGTGTCGACGCGGTCCGCGGGACGGTGGCCGTCGAGCGCGGACCGCTCGTGCTGTGCCTGGAGTCTGTGGACCTCCCGGAGGGCATCGCCTTCGACCGGGTTCGGATCGATACGGCGACGACTCCCGAATCCACCGCCACAGGTGCCTCCGTGCGCCTGATCGTGGACGATGGGCGCGACGACGCCTCCGACGACTGGCCGTACCGCCGCCTCGACGCCGCCGTGACCGCCCGGTCGGGCCGGGCGGTCACGGCGGACCTCATGCCGTACGCCCACTGGGCCAACCGCGGACCGAGCCTGATGCGGGTGTGGATCCCCGCCGCAGGCTGA
- a CDS encoding beta-class carbonic anhydrase, whose translation MSITDDALRANATLAEEYRPTGGPPAPTIAVVTCADPRLSGVVRLMGLPDADVDLIRNVGTVIDDDTMRSLIVSTRMLGTSEILIINHDDCGLSRFSGDDLVERLRAETGSYPIAPAQFFTFTDAEQNTREQVRKVRSHPWISSEIPVRGFLFGVQTGRLTEVLVEDAAGTAVS comes from the coding sequence ATGAGCATCACGGACGACGCGCTGCGCGCCAACGCGACCCTCGCCGAGGAGTACCGACCGACCGGAGGGCCGCCCGCGCCCACGATCGCAGTCGTCACCTGCGCGGATCCCCGCCTCAGCGGAGTCGTACGGCTGATGGGGCTTCCGGACGCCGACGTCGATCTCATCCGCAATGTGGGGACGGTGATCGACGACGACACCATGCGGTCCCTGATCGTCTCGACGCGGATGCTCGGCACGAGCGAGATCCTCATCATCAATCACGACGACTGCGGTCTGTCCCGGTTCTCGGGCGACGACCTGGTCGAGCGGCTGCGCGCGGAGACGGGGAGCTACCCGATCGCTCCCGCGCAGTTCTTCACCTTCACCGATGCGGAGCAGAACACGCGGGAGCAGGTGCGGAAGGTGCGCTCGCATCCCTGGATCTCCTCCGAAATCCCCGTCCGCGGGTTCCTCTTCGGGGTGCAGACGGGGCGGCTGACCGAGGTGCTCGTCGAGGACGCCGCCGGCACCGCCGTGAGCTGA
- a CDS encoding alpha/beta hydrolase fold domain-containing protein, with translation MPSEQMEAALAVMRARQSTAAASEAAGRPEPTVEQAREEFVPGDVLHPVPADVVITAVDAGGVPATWLDAPGAMPDRVLIFLHGGGFQFGSLRSDGELAARLGRAAGMRVLFVDYRLAPEHPFPAALDDVRTAWRWLWRDRGCDPSGVAVAGDSAGGGLAVSLLAAARDDGEPLPSGAVLMSPTVDLTGSGRSMRDRVAEDPVSTPQLLARLAADYLAGADPRLPAASPLFASLAGLPPIHIEVGTADLLLSDSERLAEAATAAGVEVELVVGDGLPHVFPLLLGTPEAEAATERIARFLRSRTGSPSR, from the coding sequence GTGCCCAGCGAGCAGATGGAGGCCGCGCTGGCGGTCATGCGCGCCCGCCAGAGCACTGCCGCCGCGTCGGAGGCGGCAGGGAGGCCGGAGCCGACGGTGGAGCAGGCGCGGGAGGAGTTCGTGCCAGGGGATGTCCTGCACCCGGTGCCGGCCGACGTCGTGATCACCGCCGTCGATGCGGGCGGAGTCCCGGCGACGTGGCTCGATGCCCCCGGGGCGATGCCGGATCGCGTGCTGATCTTCCTGCACGGCGGCGGCTTCCAGTTCGGCTCCCTCCGGAGCGACGGCGAACTGGCCGCACGCCTGGGCCGGGCCGCGGGGATGCGGGTGCTGTTCGTGGACTACCGTCTCGCGCCCGAGCATCCCTTCCCCGCTGCGCTCGACGACGTCCGAACCGCCTGGCGGTGGCTCTGGCGAGACCGTGGATGCGACCCGTCGGGTGTCGCTGTCGCCGGCGACTCGGCGGGAGGGGGTCTGGCGGTCTCCCTCCTCGCCGCAGCGCGAGACGACGGAGAGCCGCTCCCGAGCGGTGCCGTGCTGATGTCGCCGACGGTCGACCTGACCGGGTCCGGTCGCTCGATGCGCGACCGCGTCGCGGAGGACCCGGTCTCGACGCCGCAGCTGCTCGCCCGGCTGGCGGCCGACTACCTCGCCGGTGCGGACCCTCGGCTGCCGGCGGCCTCTCCGCTGTTCGCGTCCCTCGCCGGCCTGCCTCCCATCCACATCGAAGTGGGCACCGCCGACCTGCTGTTGAGCGATTCCGAACGCCTCGCGGAGGCGGCGACCGCCGCCGGCGTCGAGGTGGAGCTGGTGGTCGGCGATGGACTGCCGCACGTCTTCCCGCTCCTGCTGGGAACCCCGGAGGCGGAGGCCGCCACGGAGCGGATCGCGCGCTTCCTCAGGAGCCGGACGGGGTCGCCGTCGCGATGA
- a CDS encoding DUF4397 domain-containing protein, whose product MTRTRKWRIGVAIGAALALIGVAAPANAAPHPSTWRPFGVSQVSVFHGVPATPVDVYVNGLRVLNDFQPGTVAGPYLLPSGTYRLAITAADARSDRNPVIGPVTVSFARNTSYTVAAHLTPNGAPTASVFTNDLSVSPSGTGRLVVRHTAAAPAVDVLAGGTPVITGLTNPNQAALVLPAGTVDASVALAGTTAPVIGPAAVPVKAKTDTIVYAWGSASAGTLTVAVQSLRQGRLFDVPWMLHR is encoded by the coding sequence ATGACGAGGACTCGGAAGTGGCGGATCGGCGTCGCCATCGGCGCGGCGCTTGCCCTGATCGGGGTGGCGGCGCCCGCGAACGCGGCACCGCATCCCTCCACCTGGCGCCCGTTCGGCGTCTCACAGGTGTCGGTGTTCCACGGCGTCCCCGCGACGCCGGTGGATGTGTACGTGAACGGCCTGCGCGTGCTGAACGACTTCCAGCCCGGCACGGTCGCCGGCCCGTACCTGCTGCCCTCTGGCACCTATCGCCTGGCGATCACCGCGGCCGACGCGCGTAGCGACCGGAATCCCGTCATCGGACCGGTGACGGTCTCGTTCGCGCGGAACACGAGCTACACCGTGGCCGCGCATCTCACGCCGAACGGTGCGCCGACGGCGAGTGTCTTCACGAACGACCTGTCCGTATCGCCGTCCGGCACCGGCCGGCTCGTGGTGCGGCACACCGCGGCTGCTCCGGCGGTGGATGTGCTGGCCGGCGGCACTCCGGTCATCACCGGACTGACCAATCCGAATCAGGCGGCACTGGTGCTGCCGGCGGGCACGGTGGATGCGTCGGTCGCGCTTGCCGGAACGACGGCCCCGGTCATCGGCCCGGCAGCGGTCCCGGTGAAGGCCAAGACCGACACGATCGTCTACGCCTGGGGGAGCGCGAGCGCGGGCACCCTGACGGTCGCCGTCCAATCGCTGCGTCAGGGGCGCCTCTTCGACGTCCCGTGGATGCTGCATCGCTGA
- a CDS encoding class F sortase gives MAVPSLGVDMPVVPVGLEPTGDVTIPSESHIAGWYRYSSGASDATGSIVLVAHVDAWDGIGPFSRLKDVAPGAEVVLSGPSGLRSFRVDGVAQPQKGPGSLKDFFVETGPAKLVLITCGGVFDDATGHYRDNVIVTATPIGP, from the coding sequence ATGGCCGTCCCGTCGCTCGGCGTCGACATGCCGGTGGTGCCGGTCGGGCTCGAGCCGACGGGCGACGTCACCATCCCGTCCGAATCTCACATCGCCGGGTGGTACCGCTACTCGTCCGGGGCCTCCGACGCGACGGGCTCGATCGTGCTCGTCGCGCACGTCGACGCCTGGGACGGCATCGGCCCGTTCAGCCGCCTCAAGGATGTCGCGCCCGGCGCAGAGGTCGTGCTCAGCGGCCCCTCCGGCCTCCGCAGCTTCCGGGTCGACGGGGTCGCCCAGCCGCAGAAGGGGCCCGGCTCTCTGAAGGACTTCTTCGTCGAGACCGGGCCGGCGAAGCTCGTGCTCATCACGTGCGGCGGCGTCTTCGACGATGCCACGGGCCACTACCGCGACAACGTGATCGTGACGGCGACGCCGATCGGGCCGTGA
- a CDS encoding DUF4397 domain-containing protein, protein MKIRAVSASAVVIAALAFAASAAPATAAESDVQLSVIHGVPGTTVDVWVNGTDTIKNFQPGTMAGPLTLPAGTYSVSITKVGAASATDSPVIGPIDLPLAAGGNYSAVAHLDASGKPTATLFTNDMSATAAGQGRLTVRHVAAAPAVDVVAGGKAVVSNLTNPNEAKLDLPASTVSASVTAAGTTEPALIGPADVTIADGTNTIVYAYGSATDKNLALMVQTIDGLGTPPNGVQAGTTGAAFRADQAARSEQTALWIGAIALLLTAAVTTGLLVRRTRAESIRG, encoded by the coding sequence ATGAAGATCAGAGCAGTTTCCGCTTCGGCCGTGGTGATCGCCGCGCTCGCGTTCGCGGCGAGCGCCGCCCCCGCCACGGCTGCCGAGTCGGACGTCCAGCTCTCCGTGATCCACGGAGTGCCCGGCACGACCGTGGACGTGTGGGTGAACGGCACCGACACGATCAAGAACTTCCAGCCAGGCACCATGGCGGGTCCGCTGACCCTGCCCGCCGGGACGTACAGCGTCTCGATCACCAAGGTGGGCGCCGCCTCGGCGACGGACAGCCCGGTGATCGGCCCCATCGACCTGCCGCTCGCAGCGGGAGGCAACTACTCCGCTGTCGCGCACCTCGACGCGTCGGGCAAGCCGACGGCGACGCTGTTCACCAACGACATGTCGGCCACCGCTGCCGGCCAGGGGCGCCTGACTGTCCGGCACGTCGCGGCGGCGCCGGCCGTGGATGTCGTCGCCGGGGGCAAGGCCGTTGTCAGCAACCTGACCAACCCGAACGAGGCGAAGCTCGACCTGCCCGCATCCACCGTCTCCGCCTCGGTGACGGCCGCAGGCACCACCGAGCCCGCCCTGATCGGTCCGGCCGACGTGACGATCGCCGACGGGACCAACACGATCGTGTACGCCTACGGCAGCGCCACCGACAAGAACCTGGCGCTGATGGTCCAGACCATCGACGGCCTGGGGACACCGCCGAACGGCGTGCAGGCCGGCACCACCGGTGCCGCGTTCCGCGCCGATCAGGCCGCCCGGTCGGAGCAGACCGCCCTGTGGATCGGCGCCATCGCGCTCCTGCTGACGGCCGCTGTCACGACGGGTCTTCTCGTCCGCCGCACCCGTGCGGAGTCCATCCGGGGATGA